A single genomic interval of Bacteroidales bacterium harbors:
- the rpsC gene encoding 30S ribosomal protein S3, with protein MGNKTNPIGNRLGIIKGWDSNWYGGKKFENKLVEDDKIRKYLNARLAKAGISRIIIERTLKLVTVTINTARPGIIIGKAGQEVDKLKEELKKLTGKEVQINISEIKRPELDAIIVGNAIAKQIEGRISYRRAIKTAMASAIRIGAEGIKVQISGRLGGAEMARREQFKEGRIPLHTLRADIDYAIAEAHTTYGRIGVKTFICKGEIYGKVDLVPGTENVIKDKAPASQGGRPNKPGRSDDRRGGGNRPRGKK; from the coding sequence ATGGGAAATAAGACAAATCCGATCGGCAACAGGTTAGGAATCATCAAAGGATGGGATTCGAACTGGTACGGAGGCAAGAAATTTGAGAATAAGCTTGTTGAAGACGATAAGATCCGCAAGTACCTGAATGCCCGTCTGGCAAAAGCCGGGATTTCACGAATCATCATTGAGCGTACTCTCAAACTGGTTACGGTTACCATTAATACAGCCCGTCCCGGTATCATTATCGGTAAAGCAGGTCAGGAAGTTGATAAACTAAAGGAAGAGCTCAAGAAACTCACAGGAAAAGAAGTTCAGATTAATATCTCTGAAATTAAACGTCCTGAGCTTGATGCGATCATCGTTGGCAATGCAATTGCAAAGCAGATTGAAGGACGTATCTCTTATCGTCGGGCTATCAAAACTGCCATGGCATCAGCCATCAGGATTGGTGCTGAAGGTATTAAAGTTCAGATCTCTGGTCGTTTAGGCGGAGCTGAAATGGCACGCCGTGAGCAATTCAAAGAAGGACGTATTCCTTTGCATACACTCAGGGCAGATATTGATTATGCAATTGCAGAAGCACATACTACCTATGGACGTATCGGTGTTAAAACCTTTATCTGCAAGGGTGAGATTTATGGAAAAGTGGACCTCGTTCCTGGAACTGAAAATGTTATCAAGGACAAGGCTCCTGCAAGTCAGGGTGGAAGGCCTAACAAACCAGGCCGTTCAGATGATCGCAGGGGTGGTGGAAACCGTCCGCGTGGAAAGAAATAA
- the rpmC gene encoding 50S ribosomal protein L29: MKQEVIRELSTPELMERLEDERIQLSRLKMNHAISPLENPNKIKAYRKTVARLTTEVTRRQNEAAGATKPNNK, translated from the coding sequence ATGAAACAGGAAGTTATCCGTGAACTGTCGACTCCCGAGCTAATGGAAAGGCTTGAGGACGAACGCATTCAGCTTAGCAGGCTTAAAATGAACCATGCTATTTCTCCTCTCGAGAACCCCAACAAAATTAAAGCATACCGTAAAACTGTTGCCAGGTTAACTACTGAAGTTACAAGGCGTCAGAATGAAGCGGCCGGCGCAACCAAGCCAAATAACAAGTAA
- the rplB gene encoding 50S ribosomal protein L2: protein MALKKFKPTTPGQRFKVASAFDDITTSVPEKSLLEPQGKSGGRNNEGKMTMRYMGGGHKQQYRIIDFKRDKENIPAVVKTIEYDPNRTARIALLHYADGEKRYIVAPHGLKVEQEIIAGKGASPEIGNTLYLSEIPFGTMIHNIELRPGQGAKMARSAGSGAQLMSRDGKFAVVKMPSGETRLILQSCKATIGIVSNGDHSLESSGKAGRSRWLGRRPRVRGVVMNPVDHPMGGGEGRATGGHPRTRKGMPAKGYKTRSKTKASNKYIIERRKK from the coding sequence ATGGCTCTCAAGAAATTCAAACCAACCACACCGGGTCAGCGCTTTAAAGTAGCGAGCGCGTTCGACGATATCACCACCTCGGTGCCAGAGAAGAGTTTACTCGAACCTCAAGGCAAATCAGGTGGCAGGAACAATGAGGGAAAAATGACCATGAGGTACATGGGTGGTGGTCATAAGCAACAATACCGCATCATTGATTTTAAACGCGATAAGGAAAATATTCCCGCTGTTGTTAAAACCATAGAATATGACCCTAACCGTACAGCCCGTATTGCTTTACTGCATTATGCCGATGGTGAGAAACGTTATATTGTAGCTCCTCATGGACTAAAGGTTGAACAGGAAATTATAGCTGGTAAAGGAGCTTCTCCCGAAATTGGCAACACACTATACCTTAGTGAAATTCCTTTCGGAACGATGATTCATAATATTGAACTTCGTCCTGGTCAGGGTGCAAAAATGGCTCGTAGTGCCGGTTCAGGTGCTCAGCTGATGTCACGCGACGGTAAGTTTGCCGTAGTTAAGATGCCTTCAGGTGAAACCAGGCTGATCCTTCAGTCTTGCAAAGCAACTATTGGTATTGTTTCTAATGGTGACCATAGTCTCGAATCATCAGGTAAAGCTGGTCGTTCCAGATGGCTGGGCCGCAGACCAAGAGTACGTGGTGTTGTTATGAATCCAGTGGATCACCCAATGGGTGGTGGTGAAGGCCGTGCAACCGGTGGACATCCACGTACACGTAAGGGTATGCCAGCTAAGGGATACAAGACACGTTCGAAAACCAAAGCTTCGAACAAATATATTATCGAAAGAAGGAAGAAGTAA
- the rplN gene encoding 50S ribosomal protein L14 gives MIQQESRLTVADNSGAKEVLCIRVLGGTRKHYASVGDKIIVSVKNALPSGNIKKGTVAKAVVVRTKKEIRRVDGSYIRFDDNAVVLLNNGGEMIGTRIFGPVARELREKQYMKIVSLAPEVL, from the coding sequence ATGATACAGCAGGAATCAAGACTAACAGTTGCCGATAACAGTGGTGCTAAAGAAGTTCTTTGCATCCGGGTGCTTGGTGGAACACGCAAGCATTATGCCTCTGTGGGTGATAAAATCATCGTTTCGGTGAAAAATGCCCTTCCTTCCGGCAATATTAAAAAAGGTACTGTTGCAAAAGCAGTAGTAGTCCGCACCAAGAAAGAGATACGTCGTGTAGATGGTTCCTACATCCGTTTCGATGACAATGCTGTGGTCCTCCTGAATAACGGCGGTGAAATGATCGGAACCCGTATTTTCGGACCGGTTGCCAGGGAACTCAGGGAAAAACAGTATATGAAGATTGTTTCACTTGCACCCGAAGTGCTTTAA
- the rplV gene encoding 50S ribosomal protein L22, whose translation MGARKHNTAEQNKEAKKKLYFAKLNNCPSSPRKMRLVAELIKGKNVELALNILQHTPNYASEKLFKLLKSAIANWQQKNEGVRMEDSHLFVSQVMVDEGRMLKRVQPAPQGRAHRIRKRSNHVTVIIESRVSQEETKVVTK comes from the coding sequence ATGGGAGCACGTAAACATAATACAGCTGAACAAAACAAAGAAGCGAAAAAGAAGCTCTATTTCGCAAAGCTGAACAATTGCCCGTCATCGCCTAGGAAAATGAGGCTCGTAGCTGAATTGATCAAAGGTAAAAATGTTGAACTGGCACTTAATATCCTTCAGCATACACCTAATTATGCTTCTGAGAAGCTTTTCAAACTGCTGAAATCAGCAATTGCTAACTGGCAGCAGAAGAATGAAGGTGTTCGCATGGAAGACAGCCACTTATTTGTGAGCCAGGTAATGGTTGATGAAGGAAGAATGCTGAAGAGGGTTCAACCTGCACCTCAAGGTCGTGCACACCGCATCCGCAAGCGTTCAAATCACGTAACAGTGATCATCGAAAGCCGCGTTAGTCAAGAAGAAACCAAAGTAGTAACCAAATAA
- the rpsQ gene encoding 30S ribosomal protein S17, with amino-acid sequence MEERNLRKEKVGVVISNKMEKSIVVQVERRVKHPKYGKFVKKTSTFAAHDEKNDCGIGDTVRISETRPLSKTKCWRLVEIIERAK; translated from the coding sequence ATGGAAGAAAGAAACCTTAGAAAAGAAAAAGTTGGTGTTGTCATCAGCAACAAGATGGAGAAATCCATTGTTGTCCAGGTTGAAAGGCGTGTAAAACACCCGAAATACGGAAAGTTCGTAAAGAAAACTTCCACTTTCGCAGCTCATGATGAAAAGAATGATTGTGGTATTGGAGATACAGTTCGTATTTCTGAAACCCGTCCTCTGAGCAAGACAAAATGTTGGAGATTAGTTGAAATTATTGAAAGAGCTAAATAA
- the rpsS gene encoding 30S ribosomal protein S19, with protein MSRSLKKGPFIEYKLEKKILDLVENKKKVVIKTWSRASTITPDFVGQTVAVHNGNKFIPVYVTENMVGHKLGEFAPTRIFRGHAGSNKGKK; from the coding sequence ATGAGCCGTTCACTCAAAAAAGGGCCCTTCATAGAGTATAAACTGGAAAAGAAAATACTCGATCTGGTTGAAAATAAGAAGAAAGTCGTTATAAAGACCTGGTCGAGGGCATCAACCATCACACCAGACTTCGTTGGCCAAACAGTTGCCGTTCACAATGGTAACAAATTCATCCCGGTTTATGTAACCGAAAACATGGTAGGCCATAAATTAGGCGAATTTGCACCTACACGTATATTCAGAGGTCACGCCGGAAGTAATAAAGGTAAGAAGTAA
- the rplP gene encoding 50S ribosomal protein L16 — protein MLQPKRTKFRKQQKGKMKGNAKRGSELAFGSFGIKTLEETWLTGRQIEAARQAITRHMKREGQLWIRVFPDKPVTKKPAEVRMGKGKGAPEYFVARITPGRLLFEIEGVTAEVAKEAMRLGAQKLPVMTKFVTRRDYVEELA, from the coding sequence ATGTTACAGCCTAAAAGAACAAAATTCCGGAAGCAGCAGAAGGGTAAAATGAAAGGCAATGCCAAACGAGGATCAGAATTGGCATTTGGATCTTTTGGAATCAAGACCCTCGAAGAGACCTGGCTTACAGGAAGGCAGATCGAAGCAGCCCGTCAGGCAATCACCCGTCACATGAAACGTGAAGGTCAGCTCTGGATCAGGGTATTCCCCGATAAACCTGTTACTAAGAAACCTGCAGAGGTGCGTATGGGTAAGGGTAAGGGAGCTCCTGAATATTTCGTTGCCCGTATCACTCCTGGTCGTCTGCTTTTTGAAATTGAAGGAGTAACAGCAGAAGTAGCTAAAGAAGCTATGAGGCTAGGAGCACAGAAATTGCCTGTAATGACTAAGTTCGTTACTCGCAGGGATTATGTGGAAGAGTTGGCATAA